A stretch of the Aphis gossypii isolate Hap1 chromosome 2, ASM2018417v2, whole genome shotgun sequence genome encodes the following:
- the LOC114120718 gene encoding F-box/LRR-repeat protein 14, with protein sequence MSAGPYGTIMDELGGFTEVPISYRHISRFQPYRVQPYQAHVQPVAARKVKSSTAVERRTMAGGCQYDENRPTHVHRLYPEILALIFSYLDVPDKGRAAQVCTAWREAAWYKSVWRGVEAKIDMCRSSHPMYESLKQRGIKRIQVLSVSRYKCLREIVQNVPNLVSLNMSGCYHIKDEDLHQMFLEHHPNITELNLSLCKQLTDGGLIRIADTLRGLTRLEIQGCSYITNKGFSHIARKLKKLKYLNLRSCWHLSDVGLSHISGASKDSTDGNSQLEFLGLQDCQHITDEGLKYVSEGLRSLRSLNLSFCVNITDTGLNYVSRMNTLDELNLSACDNISDIGIGYLSEGCTKLGSLNVSFCDKIGDQALLHVSHGLYGLHTLSLGSCQISDDGILYISKSLRNLEVLNIGQCNSVTDKGLEHLSDSCKLLRSIDLYGCTKITKEAKEKILKMPNIRRDTVNEDLWQLR encoded by the coding sequence ATGTCGGCGGGGCCGTACGGAACCATCATGGACGAGTTGGGTGGCTTCACGGAGGTGCCCATCTCGTACAGGCACATCTCGCGGTTCCAGCCGTACCGGGTGCAGCCGTACCAGGCGCACGTTCAGCCCGTGGCCGCGCGCAAGGTCAAGTCGTCGACGGCAGTGGAACGGCGGACCATGGCCGGCGGGTGCCAGTACGACGAGAACCGTCCCACGCACGTGCACAGGCTGTACCCCGAAATACTGGCGTTGATCTTCAGCTATCTGGACGTGCCGGACAAGGGCCGCGCCGCCCAGGTGTGCACCGCGTGGCGCGAGGCCGCCTGGTACAAGTCGGTGTGGCGCGGCGTCGAGGCCAAGATCGACATGTGCCGGTCGTCGCATCCCATGTACGAGAGCCTCAAGCAGCGCGGCATCAAGCGCATCCAGGTGCTGTCCGTGTCCCGGTACAAGTGTCTGCGCGAGATCGTCCAGAACGTGCCCAACCTGGTGTCGCTGAACATGAGCGGCTGTTACCACATCAAGGACGAGGACCTGCACCAGATGTTCCTCGAACACCACCCGAACATTACCGAACTCAACCTGTCGCTGTGCAAGCAGCTCACCGACGGCGGTCTCATACGCATCGCCGACACCCTGCGCGGCCTCACCCGCCTCGAGATCCAGGGCTGCTCGTACATCACCAACAAGGGTTTCTCGCACATCGCGCGCAAACTCAAGAAACTCAAGTATCTCAACCTGCGGTCGTGCTGGCACCTGTCTGACGTGGGCCTGTCGCACATCAGCGGCGCCAGCAAGGACTCGACCGACGGCAACTCGCAACTCGAGTTCCTGGGACTACAAGACTGCCAGCACATCACCGATGAGGGTCTCAAGTACGTATCTGAGGGCTTGCGCTCCCTGCGTAGTCTCAACCTGAGCTTCTGCGTCAACATCACCGACACCGGTCTCAACTATGTGTCGCGCATGAACACTCTGGACGAGCTAAACCTGAGTGCTTGTGATAACATCTCCGACATTGGCATCGGTTACCTGTCCGAAGGTTGCACCAAGTTGGGCAGCCTCAACGTGTCGTTCTGTGATAAGATCGGCGACCAGGCGCTTCTCCATGTCTCCCATGGGTTATATGGCCTGCACACCCTGTCCTTAGGTTCATGCCAAATATCTGATGACGGCATACTGTACATATCGAAATCGCTTCGCAACCTCGAGGTGCTCAATATTGGCCAGTGCAACTCAGTCACCGACAAGGGTCTGGAGCATTTGTCGGATTCGTGCAAACTGTTGCGGTCCATAGATCTGTACGGGTGCACAAAGATCACCAAAGAAGCCAAAGAGAAGATTCTAAAAATGCCAAACATCAGGAGGGATACAGTCAATGAAGACTTGTGGCAGCTTAGATGA